The proteins below come from a single Rhizobium sp. BT04 genomic window:
- the glgB gene encoding 1,4-alpha-glucan branching protein GlgB: MKTPKTVPEVKLSWEISADEIAAILAGSHSNPFAVLGVHQAGDAFVARCFIPGAEEVTAMTLDGGVIGELKQLHADGVFAGPVSLVKLQPVRYRARRGDAEWAVTDPYSFGPVLGPMDDYFAREGSDLRLFDKMGAHLIKHDGAQGIHFAVWAPNAQRVSVVGDFNNWDGRRHVMRFRADSGIWEIFAPDVPVGVAYKFEIRGKDGVLLPLKADPFARRSELRPKTASITAADLIQDWEDEAHLKHWRETDKRRQPISIYEVHAASWQRRQDGTMLSWDELASSLIPYCADMGFTHIEFLPITEHPYDPSWGYQTTGLYAPTARFGEPEGFARFVNGCHKVGIGVILDWVPAHFPTDEHGLGWFDGTALYEHEDPRKGFHPDWSTAIYNFGRTEVVSYLVNNALYWAEKFHLDGLRVDAVASMLYLDYSRKHGEWIPNEYGGNENLEAVRFLQDLNIRIYGNHSNVMTIAEESTSWPKVSQPVHEGGLGFGFKWNMGFMHDTLSYMKRDPIYRGHHHNELTFGLLYAYSENFVLPLSHDEVVHGKGSLIAKMPGDDWQKFANLRAYYAYMWGYPGKKLLFMGQEFAQWSEWSEEKALDWNLLQYRMHEGMRRLVRDLNFTYRSKPALHERDCEGEGFEWLVADDHQNSVFAWLRKAPGQKPVAVITNFTPVYRENYSIRLPSAGRWREILNTDADIYGGSGKGNGGRVQAVDAGGNITCSITLPPLATIMLEPEN, translated from the coding sequence ATGAAAACGCCGAAAACCGTCCCTGAAGTAAAGCTTTCCTGGGAAATTTCGGCAGATGAAATCGCGGCGATCCTTGCCGGCTCGCATTCCAATCCCTTTGCCGTCCTCGGTGTGCACCAGGCCGGCGACGCCTTCGTCGCCCGCTGTTTCATTCCGGGCGCAGAGGAAGTGACCGCCATGACGCTCGACGGCGGCGTCATCGGTGAGCTGAAACAGCTCCATGCCGACGGCGTCTTCGCCGGCCCGGTTTCCCTCGTAAAGCTCCAGCCGGTGCGTTACCGCGCCCGGCGTGGCGATGCCGAATGGGCTGTTACCGACCCCTACAGCTTCGGTCCGGTACTCGGGCCGATGGACGATTATTTTGCCCGTGAGGGCTCGGACCTGCGCCTGTTCGACAAGATGGGCGCCCACCTCATCAAGCATGACGGCGCCCAGGGCATCCATTTCGCCGTCTGGGCCCCGAATGCGCAGCGCGTCTCCGTCGTCGGTGATTTCAACAATTGGGACGGCCGCCGCCACGTCATGCGCTTCCGCGCCGACAGCGGCATCTGGGAAATCTTTGCCCCTGATGTGCCGGTCGGCGTCGCCTACAAGTTCGAGATCCGCGGCAAGGATGGCGTATTGCTGCCGCTGAAGGCCGATCCATTCGCCCGCCGCAGCGAGCTGCGGCCGAAGACGGCCTCCATCACCGCTGCCGATCTGATACAGGACTGGGAGGACGAAGCCCATCTGAAGCACTGGCGCGAGACCGATAAGCGCCGCCAGCCTATCTCGATCTACGAGGTGCATGCCGCCTCATGGCAGCGCCGGCAGGACGGCACGATGCTTTCCTGGGACGAGCTTGCCTCCAGCCTCATCCCCTATTGCGCCGACATGGGCTTCACCCATATCGAATTCCTGCCGATCACCGAGCATCCCTATGACCCCTCCTGGGGTTACCAGACGACAGGCCTTTACGCACCGACCGCTCGTTTCGGCGAGCCGGAAGGCTTTGCCCGTTTCGTCAACGGCTGCCACAAGGTCGGCATCGGCGTCATCCTCGACTGGGTGCCGGCGCATTTCCCGACCGACGAGCACGGCCTCGGCTGGTTCGACGGCACGGCGCTCTACGAGCACGAAGACCCGCGCAAGGGATTCCACCCCGACTGGAGCACGGCGATCTACAATTTCGGCCGTACCGAGGTCGTTTCCTATCTCGTCAACAACGCGCTCTACTGGGCCGAGAAATTCCATCTCGACGGTCTGCGCGTCGATGCCGTCGCCTCGATGCTCTATCTCGACTATTCCCGCAAGCACGGCGAATGGATCCCGAACGAATATGGCGGCAACGAGAACCTCGAGGCGGTCCGCTTTCTCCAGGATCTCAATATCCGCATCTACGGCAATCATTCCAACGTCATGACCATCGCCGAGGAATCGACCTCCTGGCCGAAGGTCTCGCAGCCCGTGCATGAAGGCGGCCTCGGCTTCGGCTTCAAGTGGAACATGGGGTTCATGCATGACACGCTGAGCTATATGAAGCGCGATCCCATATACCGCGGACACCATCACAACGAGCTCACCTTCGGCCTGCTCTACGCCTATTCGGAAAATTTCGTGCTGCCGCTCTCGCATGACGAGGTCGTCCACGGAAAAGGCTCGCTGATTGCCAAGATGCCGGGCGACGACTGGCAGAAATTCGCCAATCTGCGCGCCTATTACGCCTATATGTGGGGCTATCCCGGCAAGAAGCTCTTGTTCATGGGCCAGGAATTCGCCCAGTGGAGCGAGTGGAGCGAGGAGAAGGCGCTCGACTGGAACCTGCTTCAGTATCGCATGCACGAGGGCATGCGGCGCCTGGTCCGCGACCTCAATTTCACCTATCGCAGCAAGCCGGCGCTGCATGAACGTGACTGCGAGGGCGAAGGCTTCGAATGGCTGGTCGCCGACGACCACCAGAATTCCGTCTTTGCCTGGCTGCGCAAGGCGCCGGGCCAGAAGCCGGTCGCCGTCATCACCAATTTCACCCCTGTCTACCGCGAGAACTACTCGATCCGCCTGCCGTCCGCAGGCCGCTGGCGGGAAATCCTGAACACCGATGCCGACATCTATGGCGGCAGCGGCAAGGGCAATGGCGGGCGCGTGCAGGCCGTCGATGCCGGCGGCAACATCACCTGCTCGATCACCTTGCCGCCCTTGGCGACAATCATGCTTGAACCTGAAAATTAG
- the glgC gene encoding glucose-1-phosphate adenylyltransferase produces the protein MVEKRVQPLARDAMAYVLAGGRGSRLKELTDRRAKPAVYFGGKARIIDFALSNALNSGIRRIGVATQYKAHSLIRHMQRGWNFFRPERNESFDILPASQRVSETQWYEGTADAVYQNIDIIEDYGVEYMVILAGDHVYKMDYEWMLQQHVDSGADVTIGCLEVPRMEATGFGVMHVNDKDEIIAFVEKPADPPPIPDKPDFALASMGIYVFHTKFLLDALRRDAADPTSSRDFGKDIIPYIVEHGKAVAHRFAKSCVRSDFEHEPYWRDVGTIDAYWQANIDLTAIVPELDIYDKSWPIWTYAEITPPAKFVHDDEDRRGSATSSVVSGDCIISGASLNNSLLFTGVRANSFSKLEGAVILPNVKIGRRAQLKNVVIDHGVVIPEGLVVGEDAELDAKRFRRTESGICLITQPMIDKLDI, from the coding sequence ATGGTAGAAAAACGCGTTCAGCCACTTGCCCGCGATGCAATGGCTTATGTTCTGGCGGGCGGCAGGGGAAGCCGTCTCAAGGAACTCACCGACCGGCGTGCCAAGCCCGCCGTCTATTTCGGCGGCAAGGCCCGCATCATCGATTTCGCCCTATCGAACGCCCTGAATTCCGGCATCCGCCGCATCGGCGTCGCCACGCAATACAAGGCGCATTCGCTGATCCGCCACATGCAGCGCGGCTGGAACTTCTTCCGCCCCGAGCGCAACGAGAGCTTCGACATCCTGCCCGCCAGCCAGCGCGTCTCCGAGACGCAATGGTATGAAGGCACCGCCGACGCCGTCTATCAGAACATCGACATCATCGAGGATTACGGTGTCGAATACATGGTCATTCTCGCCGGCGACCACGTCTACAAGATGGACTATGAATGGATGCTGCAGCAGCACGTCGATTCCGGCGCCGACGTCACCATCGGCTGCCTGGAAGTGCCGCGCATGGAAGCGACCGGATTCGGCGTCATGCATGTCAACGACAAGGACGAGATCATCGCCTTCGTCGAGAAGCCGGCCGATCCGCCGCCCATTCCCGACAAGCCGGATTTCGCCCTCGCCTCGATGGGCATCTACGTCTTCCACACCAAGTTCCTGCTCGATGCGCTGCGCCGCGACGCCGCCGACCCGACATCGAGCCGCGATTTCGGCAAGGACATCATCCCCTATATCGTCGAACACGGTAAGGCGGTCGCCCACCGCTTCGCCAAGTCCTGCGTCCGTTCCGATTTCGAGCACGAGCCCTACTGGCGCGACGTCGGCACGATCGACGCCTATTGGCAGGCCAATATCGACCTGACGGCGATCGTTCCGGAGCTCGACATCTACGACAAGTCCTGGCCGATCTGGACCTATGCCGAGATCACCCCGCCGGCGAAATTCGTCCATGACGACGAGGATCGCCGCGGCTCGGCCACCTCCTCCGTCGTGTCGGGCGACTGCATCATCTCGGGCGCCAGCCTCAACAACAGCCTGCTCTTTACCGGTGTCAGGGCCAACTCCTTCTCCAAATTGGAAGGAGCGGTCATCCTGCCGAACGTGAAGATCGGGCGGCGCGCGCAGCTCAAGAATGTCGTGATCGACCATGGCGTCGTCATTCCGGAAGGCCTTGTTGTCGGCGAAGATGCCGAGCTCGACGCCAAGCGCTTCCGGCGGACGGAGAGCGGCATCTGCCTGATCACCCAACCGATGATCGACAAGCTGGATATCTGA
- the glgA gene encoding glycogen synthase GlgA: MKVLSVSSEVFPLIKTGGLADVSGALPITLKAFGVETKTLLPGYPGVMKVIRDPVVRLEFPDLLGERATVLEVEHEGLDLLILDAPAYYDRPGGPYLDPLGKDYPDNWRRFAALSLAASEIAAGLLPGWRPDLVHTHDWQAALTSVYMRYYPTPELPSVLTIHNIAFQGQFGSEIFPGLRLPAHAFSTESIEYYGTVGFLKGGLKTAHAITTVSPTYADEILTPEFGMGLEGVIASRIDDLHGIVNGIDTDIWNPATDPVVHTHYGATTLKSREENRRSIAEFFHLDNDDAPIFCVISRLTWQKGMDIVANVADEIVAMGGKLVVLGSGEAALEGALLASASRHPGRIGVSIGYNEPMSHLMQAGCDAIIIPSRFEPCGLTQLYGLRYGCVPIVARTGGLNDTVIDANHAALAAKVATGIQFSPVTETGMLQAIRRAMHFYADRKLWTQLQKQGMKSDVSWEKSAERYAALYSSLVSKGM, from the coding sequence ATGAAAGTTCTTTCGGTTTCGTCCGAAGTCTTCCCTCTGATCAAGACAGGGGGCCTGGCCGATGTCTCAGGCGCCCTGCCGATTACCCTGAAAGCCTTCGGGGTCGAGACCAAGACCCTTCTGCCCGGCTATCCCGGCGTCATGAAGGTCATTCGCGACCCCGTCGTCAGGCTCGAATTCCCCGACCTGCTCGGTGAGCGGGCGACCGTGCTGGAAGTTGAGCACGAGGGCCTCGATCTGCTCATCCTCGATGCGCCGGCCTATTATGACAGGCCAGGCGGTCCCTATCTCGATCCGCTCGGCAAGGACTATCCCGACAACTGGCGGCGTTTCGCCGCGCTGTCGCTCGCCGCCTCCGAGATCGCTGCCGGTCTGCTGCCCGGCTGGCGGCCGGATCTCGTCCACACCCACGACTGGCAGGCGGCGCTGACCTCGGTCTATATGCGCTATTATCCGACGCCGGAACTGCCGAGCGTGCTGACCATCCACAACATCGCCTTCCAGGGCCAGTTCGGTTCCGAGATCTTTCCCGGACTGCGGCTACCCGCCCACGCCTTTTCCACCGAAAGCATCGAATATTACGGCACTGTCGGCTTCCTCAAGGGCGGCCTGAAGACCGCCCATGCGATCACCACGGTCAGTCCGACCTATGCCGACGAGATCCTGACGCCGGAATTCGGCATGGGGCTCGAGGGCGTCATCGCCAGCCGCATCGACGATCTGCACGGCATCGTCAACGGCATCGACACCGATATCTGGAACCCGGCGACCGATCCTGTGGTCCACACCCATTATGGTGCGACCACGCTGAAGAGCCGTGAGGAGAACCGACGCTCGATCGCCGAATTCTTCCATCTCGACAATGACGACGCCCCGATCTTCTGCGTCATCAGCCGTCTCACCTGGCAGAAGGGCATGGATATCGTCGCCAACGTCGCCGACGAAATCGTCGCCATGGGCGGCAAGCTCGTCGTGCTCGGCTCCGGCGAAGCGGCGCTTGAAGGCGCGCTGCTTGCCTCCGCCAGCCGCCATCCCGGCCGCATCGGCGTCTCGATCGGCTATAACGAGCCGATGTCGCATCTGATGCAGGCCGGCTGCGACGCGATCATCATCCCATCGCGCTTCGAACCCTGCGGCCTGACCCAGCTCTACGGCCTGCGTTACGGCTGCGTGCCGATCGTCGCCCGCACCGGCGGGCTGAACGACACGGTGATCGACGCCAATCACGCCGCACTTGCGGCGAAAGTGGCAACCGGCATACAATTCTCACCCGTGACGGAAACGGGCATGCTACAGGCAATCCGCCGTGCGATGCATTTTTACGCGGACCGAAAACTCTGGACCCAATTGCAAAAGCAAGGCATGAAATCGGATGTCTCCTGGGAGAAGAGCGCCGAACGCTACGCTGCCCTCTATTCAAGCCTCGTCTCGAAAGGCATGTGA
- a CDS encoding alpha-D-glucose phosphate-specific phosphoglucomutase, producing the protein MIKSVPTTPYLDQKPGTSGLRKKVPVFQQPNYAENFIQSIFDSLEGYQGKCLVIGGDGRYYNREVIQKAIKMAAANGFGKVMVGKGGILSTPAASHIIRKYKAFGGIILSASHNPGGPTEDFGIKYNINNGGPAPEKITDAMYARSKTIDSYKIADFADVNLDRIGKDELPGGMILSVIDPVEDYAALMEELFDFGAIRNLISLGFRIAFDGMSAVTGPYAKEIFENRLGAPLGSVRNFMPLPDFGGHHPDPNPVHCKELFDEMMGDDAPDFGAASDGDGDRNLIIGRDIFVTPSDSLAILAANANLAPGYSGGLAGIARSMPTSGAADRVAEKRGIGMYETPTGWKFFGNLLDAGMATICGEESSGTGSSHVREKDGLWAVLLWLNILAVRGESVVDIVTQHWQTYGRNYYSRHDYEGLDTDAANGLVDNLRSQLSTLPGKSFGSLKVEKADDFAYHDPIDKSVSEHQGIRILFEGGSRVVFRLSGTGTSGATLRVYIERYEPDSTRHNIETQEALADLIAAAESIASIRERTGRNAPTVIT; encoded by the coding sequence ATGATCAAGTCCGTACCCACCACGCCCTATCTGGACCAGAAACCCGGCACGTCGGGACTGCGCAAGAAGGTTCCGGTCTTTCAGCAGCCGAACTATGCGGAGAACTTCATCCAGTCGATCTTCGATTCGCTGGAAGGTTATCAGGGCAAGTGCCTCGTCATCGGCGGCGACGGACGTTACTACAATCGCGAAGTCATCCAGAAGGCGATCAAGATGGCCGCCGCCAACGGCTTCGGCAAGGTCATGGTCGGCAAGGGCGGCATTCTGTCGACGCCGGCCGCCTCCCACATCATCCGCAAATACAAGGCTTTCGGCGGCATCATCCTCTCCGCAAGCCACAATCCCGGCGGCCCGACCGAAGATTTCGGCATCAAATACAACATCAACAATGGCGGCCCGGCGCCGGAAAAGATCACCGACGCGATGTATGCGCGTTCCAAGACGATCGACAGCTACAAGATCGCCGATTTCGCCGACGTCAACCTCGATCGCATCGGCAAGGACGAACTTCCCGGCGGCATGATCCTCTCGGTCATCGACCCGGTCGAGGACTATGCCGCACTGATGGAGGAACTGTTCGATTTCGGCGCCATCCGCAATCTGATCAGCCTCGGCTTCCGCATTGCCTTCGATGGAATGAGCGCCGTCACCGGTCCCTATGCCAAGGAAATCTTCGAAAATCGTCTCGGCGCTCCCTTGGGCTCGGTGCGCAACTTCATGCCGCTGCCGGATTTCGGCGGTCATCATCCCGACCCGAACCCGGTTCACTGCAAGGAACTCTTCGATGAGATGATGGGCGATGACGCGCCCGATTTCGGCGCCGCGTCCGACGGCGACGGCGACCGCAACCTGATTATCGGCCGCGACATCTTCGTCACCCCCTCCGACAGCCTGGCGATTCTTGCCGCCAACGCCAATCTCGCCCCCGGCTATTCCGGCGGTCTCGCCGGCATAGCCCGTTCGATGCCGACATCGGGTGCGGCCGACCGCGTCGCCGAAAAACGCGGCATCGGCATGTACGAGACGCCGACCGGCTGGAAGTTCTTCGGCAATCTGCTCGACGCCGGCATGGCGACGATCTGCGGCGAAGAAAGCTCCGGCACCGGCTCCAGTCACGTCCGCGAAAAGGACGGCCTCTGGGCGGTGCTGCTGTGGCTGAACATTCTTGCCGTGCGCGGCGAGAGCGTCGTCGATATCGTCACCCAGCACTGGCAGACCTATGGCCGCAACTATTATTCGCGCCACGATTACGAAGGCCTCGACACCGATGCGGCGAACGGTCTTGTGGACAATCTCCGCAGCCAGCTTTCCACCCTGCCCGGCAAGAGCTTCGGCAGCCTGAAGGTCGAGAAGGCCGACGACTTCGCCTATCACGATCCGATCGACAAATCGGTGAGCGAGCATCAAGGCATCCGCATCCTGTTCGAAGGCGGTTCCCGCGTTGTCTTCCGCCTGTCCGGCACCGGCACGTCTGGCGCAACCTTGCGCGTCTATATCGAGCGTTACGAGCCGGATTCGACTCGCCACAACATCGAAACGCAGGAAGCGCTCGCCGATCTGATCGCGGCCGCCGAAAGCATTGCCAGCATTCGGGAACGCACGGGACGCAACGCGCCAACCGTGATCACCTGA
- the glgX gene encoding glycogen debranching protein GlgX: MRGSSSAQSGAIVFETGVEFAVWSHDAAQIELCLFDDDGNREFARLPMARDSNHTHRLFVDGLKQGARYGYRADGIYAPDNGLWFDPSKLLIDPYAKEIDRPFRYDPRLGIYGEDSKDLMPKAIVTTDTPAAIGKPLFKPGGFIYEVAVRPFTILHSDVPEAERGTVAALAHPSVVAHLKRIGVDAVELMPITAWIDERHLPPLGLTNGWGYNPVAFMALDPRLAPGGMEELRKTVAALHAEGIAVILDLVFNHTGESDRYGTTLSLRGLDNLHYYRHAQNGPGELVNDTGTGNTLACDHPQVRRLIIDSLRHFVLNAGVDGFRFDLAPVLGRTATGFERDGGTLAAILADDVLADRIMIAEPWDIGPGGYQLGNFPSAFLEWNDRVRDDLRCYWRGDDWKTGALATALAGSSDIFSRNDGRETRSVNFLAAHDGFTLTDLVSYAGKHNDANGEYNRDGHNENHSWNNGVEGETVYPSIRKRRKDDVMALISTLFATRGSIMLTAGDEGGRSQHGNNNAYCQDNEITWLEWKALDEDLVAHTAFVAGLRRRFTVFSETGFLSGNGDVEWISLSGEPMTVAEWETPSLSTLGMLLSTGDRASRGRQTRLGVLVNRSGDRQFFTLPSGAETGWRQLTPDGAKEIGDRATVEPRSVAFFVEN, translated from the coding sequence ATGCGGGGGTCCAGTTCGGCGCAAAGCGGCGCGATCGTCTTCGAGACCGGCGTCGAATTTGCCGTGTGGTCGCATGATGCCGCACAGATCGAACTCTGCCTCTTCGACGATGACGGCAACAGGGAATTCGCGCGCCTGCCGATGGCGCGCGACAGCAACCACACCCATCGTCTCTTCGTCGACGGGCTGAAGCAGGGCGCGCGCTACGGCTATCGCGCCGACGGTATCTACGCGCCGGACAACGGCCTCTGGTTTGACCCCTCCAAACTGCTGATCGACCCCTACGCCAAAGAGATCGACCGGCCGTTCCGCTACGATCCCCGTCTCGGCATCTATGGCGAGGACAGCAAGGATCTGATGCCGAAGGCGATCGTCACCACCGATACCCCAGCCGCAATCGGCAAGCCGCTCTTCAAACCGGGCGGCTTTATTTATGAGGTGGCGGTACGGCCCTTCACCATTCTCCATTCCGATGTGCCGGAGGCAGAGCGCGGCACGGTCGCAGCCCTTGCCCATCCCTCCGTCGTCGCTCACCTGAAGCGGATCGGTGTCGACGCCGTCGAACTGATGCCGATCACCGCCTGGATCGACGAGCGCCACTTGCCGCCGCTCGGCCTCACCAACGGCTGGGGCTACAATCCGGTCGCCTTCATGGCGCTCGATCCGCGGCTGGCGCCGGGCGGCATGGAGGAACTGCGAAAAACGGTCGCCGCTCTCCACGCCGAAGGCATCGCCGTCATCCTCGATCTCGTCTTCAACCATACCGGCGAGAGCGACCGTTACGGAACGACGCTGTCGCTGCGCGGTCTCGACAACCTGCATTATTACCGCCACGCCCAGAATGGGCCGGGTGAACTCGTCAACGACACCGGCACCGGCAACACGCTCGCCTGCGATCATCCTCAGGTCCGACGTCTGATCATCGACAGCCTGCGCCATTTCGTGCTGAACGCCGGCGTCGACGGCTTTCGCTTCGATCTCGCCCCGGTGCTCGGCCGCACCGCGACTGGCTTCGAACGCGACGGCGGAACGCTTGCCGCGATCCTGGCCGACGACGTGCTTGCCGACCGGATCATGATCGCCGAGCCCTGGGATATCGGCCCGGGCGGCTACCAGCTCGGCAATTTCCCCAGTGCCTTCCTCGAATGGAACGACCGGGTTCGCGACGATCTGCGCTGCTACTGGCGCGGCGACGACTGGAAGACCGGCGCGCTGGCCACCGCCCTTGCCGGCTCCTCCGACATCTTCTCCCGCAACGACGGCCGAGAGACGCGCAGCGTCAATTTCCTCGCCGCCCATGACGGCTTCACGCTGACCGATCTCGTCTCCTACGCCGGAAAGCACAATGACGCCAATGGGGAGTACAATCGTGACGGCCACAACGAGAACCATTCCTGGAACAACGGTGTCGAAGGGGAAACCGTCTATCCCTCGATCCGCAAGCGTCGCAAAGACGACGTGATGGCGCTGATATCGACGCTCTTTGCCACCCGCGGCAGCATCATGCTGACGGCGGGCGACGAGGGCGGCCGCAGCCAGCACGGCAACAACAATGCTTATTGCCAGGACAACGAGATCACCTGGCTGGAGTGGAAGGCATTGGACGAGGATCTCGTTGCCCATACCGCCTTCGTCGCAGGACTGCGCCGCCGCTTCACGGTCTTCTCCGAAACGGGCTTCCTGTCAGGAAATGGCGATGTCGAATGGATTTCGCTCTCCGGCGAGCCGATGACCGTTGCCGAATGGGAGACGCCGTCGCTTTCCACCCTCGGCATGCTGCTGTCGACCGGCGACCGTGCCTCGCGTGGCAGGCAGACCCGGCTCGGCGTGCTCGTCAACCGTTCGGGCGACCGCCAATTTTTCACCCTCCCATCCGGGGCTGAGACCGGCTGGCGCCAGCTGACACCGGATGGAGCGAAGGAAATCGGCGACCGCGCGACCGTCGAGCCACGTTCCGTCGCATTTTTTGTAGAAAATTGA
- a CDS encoding MaoC family dehydratase: MGTEISLSDVRGLIGMETGLSDWVTVDQTMIDAFAAATDDHQFIHVDPARAAAESPFGGTIAHGFLTLSLLSTMNYNCLPKVREQTMGINYGFDRVRFMTPVKSGARVRGRFLLSDARFRGAGMLMTTYDVTIEIENEKKPALTAKWITIIQFDPKDRPEDV, translated from the coding sequence ATGGGCACGGAAATTTCACTCTCCGACGTGCGGGGATTGATCGGCATGGAAACGGGCCTTTCGGATTGGGTCACCGTCGACCAGACAATGATCGACGCCTTCGCGGCGGCGACCGACGACCATCAATTCATTCACGTTGATCCCGCACGCGCGGCGGCCGAGAGTCCGTTCGGCGGCACCATCGCCCACGGCTTCCTGACATTGTCTCTGCTGTCGACGATGAACTACAACTGCCTGCCGAAAGTGCGCGAGCAGACCATGGGCATCAACTACGGTTTCGACCGAGTCCGCTTCATGACGCCGGTGAAAAGCGGCGCCCGCGTCCGCGGCCGCTTCCTGCTCTCCGACGCCCGATTCCGCGGCGCCGGCATGTTGATGACCACCTATGACGTGACCATCGAAATCGAAAACGAGAAGAAGCCGGCGCTGACGGCAAAATGGATCACCATCATCCAATTCGACCCGAAGGACCGCCCGGAGGACGTGTAA
- a CDS encoding VOC family protein, whose product MLHHASLGVSDIERSAAFYDAAFAALGYVRVWDDIRPGQTGQAVGYGPPGGGDKLAIKHRPEGQCPPGPGFHLAIAAPSRAAVDRFHAAAIAHGGRDNGGPGLRPHYGEHYYAAFVIDPDGHALEAVFNSPEQ is encoded by the coding sequence ATGCTGCATCATGCTTCCCTCGGCGTTTCCGATATCGAGCGATCGGCGGCATTTTACGATGCTGCCTTCGCCGCGCTCGGTTATGTCAGGGTCTGGGACGATATCCGGCCGGGGCAAACAGGGCAGGCGGTCGGCTACGGGCCTCCCGGCGGCGGAGACAAGCTGGCGATCAAGCATCGGCCGGAGGGCCAATGTCCGCCCGGTCCGGGCTTTCATCTGGCCATTGCCGCGCCAAGCCGAGCGGCGGTCGATCGATTTCATGCGGCGGCCATCGCGCATGGCGGCCGTGACAACGGCGGTCCCGGTCTGCGGCCCCATTACGGCGAGCATTATTATGCCGCCTTCGTCATCGATCCGGACGGACACGCTCTTGAAGCGGTCTTCAATTCGCCGGAGCAATAA
- a CDS encoding sarcosine oxidase subunit gamma: MADVAIRKPALAGRLGGSATVRLTTAPAASRVALRAPAESLAALSSALGLSVPTAPKTSGRAGARSALWIGPDEWLVIDEAGADLMAVFAGAGALHSATDVSHRNVAIIVSGPGAETTLAAGCPQDLSLSSFPVGAASRTILGKAEIVLLRTEEDTFRVECWRSFSDYVFGLLAEAAGDAGH, from the coding sequence ATGGCTGATGTCGCAATTCGCAAACCGGCGCTTGCCGGCCGTCTCGGCGGCTCCGCAACGGTGCGGCTGACGACCGCACCCGCTGCCAGCCGGGTGGCGCTGCGCGCGCCGGCGGAATCGCTTGCAGCACTTTCCTCCGCTCTCGGCTTGTCCGTGCCGACCGCCCCGAAGACATCGGGCCGGGCCGGTGCCCGATCGGCGCTCTGGATCGGGCCGGATGAGTGGCTGGTGATCGATGAGGCCGGCGCCGACCTGATGGCAGTATTTGCCGGCGCCGGAGCGCTGCATTCGGCGACCGACGTTTCCCACCGCAATGTCGCGATCATCGTCTCGGGACCGGGCGCCGAAACCACACTTGCGGCCGGCTGCCCGCAGGATCTGTCGCTTTCTTCCTTTCCGGTCGGCGCCGCGTCGCGCACCATTCTCGGCAAGGCGGAGATCGTCCTTCTCCGCACGGAGGAGGATACGTTCCGGGTGGAATGCTGGCGGTCGTTTTCCGACTATGTCTTCGGGCTGCTGGCCGAAGCGGCCGGTGATGCGGGACATTGA